Proteins co-encoded in one Sphingopyxis sp. BE259 genomic window:
- the ctaD gene encoding cytochrome c oxidase subunit I, with the protein MTDIAATAPAHGHADHAHDDHDHDTPGFFVRWFMSTNHKDIGTLYLIFAIIAGIVGGVISGMMRWELAEPGIQYLTGWAQFFDPAAGEVQGKHFWNVMITAHGLIMVFFMVMPAMIGGFGNWFVPLMIGAPDMAFPRMNNVSFWLTAVAFIMLVGSMFVPGGSGLGAGTGWTVYAPLSTSGSVGPAVDMAIFSLHLAGAASILGAINFITTIFNMRAPGMTIHKMPLFVWSVLVTAFLLLLALPVLAAAITMLLTDRNFGTTFYDAAGGGDPVLYQHLFWFFGHPEVYIMILPGFGIVSQIISTFSRKPVFGYLGMAYAMVAIGVVGFIVWAHHMFTVGMSVNLKMYFTAATMVIAVPTGIKIFSWIATMWGGSMSFKTPMVWSLGFIFMFTVGGVTGVVLANGGVDTNLHDTYYVVAHFHYVLSLGAVFSLFAGFYYWFPKMSGRMYNEVLGQLHFWIFFIGVNVLFFPQHFLGQQGMPRRYPDYPDAYAFWHLISSYGYVIMAVGVLIFFVNILWSLVAGKKAADNPWGEGATTLEWTLSSPPPFHQFNELPRIA; encoded by the coding sequence CCGGGCTTTTTCGTCCGCTGGTTCATGTCGACGAACCACAAGGACATCGGCACCCTCTATCTGATCTTTGCGATCATCGCCGGCATCGTCGGCGGGGTGATTTCGGGCATGATGCGCTGGGAACTGGCCGAGCCGGGCATCCAGTATCTGACCGGCTGGGCGCAATTTTTCGATCCTGCCGCGGGTGAAGTCCAGGGCAAGCATTTCTGGAACGTGATGATCACCGCGCACGGTCTGATCATGGTGTTCTTCATGGTCATGCCCGCGATGATCGGCGGTTTCGGCAACTGGTTCGTGCCGCTGATGATCGGCGCGCCCGACATGGCGTTCCCGCGCATGAACAATGTCAGCTTCTGGCTCACCGCCGTTGCTTTCATCATGCTGGTCGGATCGATGTTCGTTCCGGGCGGCAGCGGGCTTGGCGCTGGCACCGGCTGGACCGTTTACGCGCCGCTGTCGACCAGCGGGTCGGTCGGTCCGGCGGTGGACATGGCCATCTTCTCGCTCCACCTTGCGGGTGCGGCGTCGATTTTGGGCGCGATCAACTTCATCACCACCATCTTCAACATGCGCGCACCGGGGATGACGATCCACAAGATGCCGCTGTTCGTGTGGTCGGTGCTGGTCACCGCCTTCCTGTTGCTGCTGGCGCTGCCGGTGCTCGCCGCGGCGATTACCATGCTGCTGACCGACCGTAATTTCGGCACGACCTTTTACGATGCGGCAGGCGGCGGCGATCCCGTCCTCTACCAGCATCTGTTCTGGTTCTTCGGCCACCCCGAAGTGTATATCATGATCCTGCCGGGCTTCGGCATCGTCAGCCAGATCATCTCGACCTTCAGCCGCAAGCCGGTGTTTGGCTATCTCGGCATGGCCTATGCCATGGTCGCGATCGGCGTCGTCGGCTTTATCGTGTGGGCGCACCATATGTTCACCGTCGGTATGTCGGTGAACCTGAAGATGTACTTCACCGCGGCGACGATGGTCATCGCGGTTCCCACGGGCATCAAGATTTTCAGCTGGATCGCGACGATGTGGGGTGGGTCGATGAGCTTCAAGACCCCGATGGTCTGGTCGCTCGGCTTCATCTTCATGTTCACCGTCGGCGGCGTGACCGGCGTCGTGCTGGCCAATGGCGGCGTCGATACCAACCTGCACGACACCTATTATGTCGTCGCCCACTTCCACTATGTGTTGTCGCTGGGCGCGGTGTTCTCGCTGTTCGCCGGGTTCTATTACTGGTTCCCGAAGATGTCGGGGCGGATGTACAACGAGGTCCTGGGCCAGCTGCACTTCTGGATCTTCTTCATCGGCGTGAACGTCCTGTTCTTCCCGCAGCACTTCCTGGGTCAGCAGGGCATGCCACGCCGTTATCCGGATTATCCCGATGCCTATGCGTTCTGGCACCTGATCTCCTCCTATGGCTATGTCATCATGGCGGTCGGCGTCCTGATCTTCTTCGTGAATATCCTGTGGTCGCTGGTCGCTGGCAAGAAAGCCGCCGACAATCCGTGGGGCGAAGGCGCGACGACGCTCGAATGGACACTGTCGAGCCCGCCGCCGTTCCACCAGTTCAACGAACTGCCGCGTATCGCCTGA